Sequence from the Paraburkholderia acidiphila genome:
CAGCGGCAGCAGCGAAACGGGTAACGGGAAATGGCTCGCGCCGATCTGGTTGAGCACATGCGCGGCCACGAACGCGCCGAGCCCGGAGTACACCGCGTGCCCGAACGAGAGCATGCCGGTCTGCCCGAGCAGCATGTTGTACGAGAGCGCGAAGATGATCATGATGCCCATCTGCGAAAGCAGCGCGATGGCAAAGCCGCTGGAAAACACGAGCGGCAGCACCAGCATCACGAGCACCGTGGCGCCCCAGATGATCCAGCGCAGCGAATGCGCGGTTTGTCGCAATCCATCGCGTTGCATGGGCGAACCGGCGCTGGCCTGAATGAGCGGTTTCATCGTTCAGCCCTCCCGCTTGCCGAGCAACCCGCGCGGTCGCAGGATCATCATGAGCACCATCAGCAGATAAGGGAGAATCGGCGCGACCTGCGAAACCGGCATACGCCACAGCGAAGAGAGCGCCGTGCTGTCCGTCACCGTCAGGCCGACGAGCGAGAACAGATCGGAGAGAGAGGCATCGAAGGTGACGGCGAAGGTCTGCATGATGCCGATCAGCAGCGACGCGATGAACGCGCCCGGCAGCGAGCCCATGCCGCCCACCACGGCGATCACGAACACGATGGTCCCCACCGACTCGGCCATCGAAGGCGAAGTGACGAACGCGTTGCCGCCAATCACGCCAGCGAGGCCCGCCAGCGCGGCGCCGCCGCCGAACACCAGCATGAACACGCGCTGCACGTTGTGGCCGAGCGCCTCGACCATTTCCGGATGCGTGAGCGACGCCTGAATGACGAGGCCGATGCGCGTGCGCGTCAATACCAGATACAGCGCCGCGAGCATCGCGATCGAGATCAGCATCATGAAGGCGC
This genomic interval carries:
- a CDS encoding branched-chain amino acid ABC transporter permease, with the protein product MEFLTISLLNGIGYGLLLFMLSSGLTLIFSMMGVLNFAHASFYMLGAYFAYTIASKIGFWPALVVAPVLVACVGALVERFGLRTVHKYGHVAELLFTFGLSYLIVEGVKLVWGLAAVPYAIPPELNGALFKVYTSEFPKYRAFMMLISIAMLAALYLVLTRTRIGLVIQASLTHPEMVEALGHNVQRVFMLVFGGGAALAGLAGVIGGNAFVTSPSMAESVGTIVFVIAVVGGMGSLPGAFIASLLIGIMQTFAVTFDASLSDLFSLVGLTVTDSTALSSLWRMPVSQVAPILPYLLMVLMMILRPRGLLGKREG